One stretch of Euphorbia lathyris chromosome 7, ddEupLath1.1, whole genome shotgun sequence DNA includes these proteins:
- the LOC136200729 gene encoding putative receptor-like protein kinase At3g47110 isoform X1, translating to MQHNIFQGSIPSTFSSLMGIQFIDLSHNNLTGPIPGYLERIKLLYLNLSFNSFDGEVPTKGLFGNSSVISVAGNARLCGGIPELLLPKCPSKETKKQKFSALFLSAIITGCCLFLGLTILFCWLRKKRRDRISVTSLKEPYPQISYDQILRATDGFSPSNLIGVGGFGSVYKGSIRENGELAAIKVLNLQRRGASRSFVAECEALRNIRHRNLVKITTSCSSIDFQGNHFKALVYEYMANGSLEKWLHEIDQKLNFRSRLNIAIDVACALDYLHHQCQEPIIHCDLKPSNVLLDNEMTGHVGDFGLAKILLQETTNPNESSSIGVKGTIGYAAPEYGLGGEVSREGDVYSYGILLLEIMTGKRPTDSIFENGLNLHIFAMNALSDQNVMEIVDPTIVRDDKNEVTNDQNAGRILEECISSMVEIGVACSMDSPIDRMEMSLVVQKLFKVRDTFEKSMAMPRNSIYTENVVV from the exons ATGCAGCATAACATTTTTCAAGGCTCCATTCCTTCAACTTTTAGTTCTTTGATGGGCATTCAATTCATTGACCTTTCCCATAACAACCTCACAGGTCCAATTCCAGGTTATCTAGAAAGAATTAAGCTATTATATTTGAACTTGTCGTTTAACAGTTTTGACGGTGAGGTCCCAACGAAAGGGCTTTTTGGAAACAGTAGTGTTATCTCAGTTGCTGGAAATGCTAGACTTTGTGGAGGCATACCTGAGCTACTCTTGCCTAAGTGCCCCTCCAAGGAAACAAAGAAGCAGAAATTTTCTGCTTTGTTCCTGTCTGCAATCATAACAGGCTGCTGCCTTTTTCTTGGACTAACCATCCTGTTTTGTTGgttaagaaagaaaagaagagaccGAATTTCAGTAACTTCTTTGAAAGAACCATATCCCCAAATCTCTTATGACCAAATTCTTAGAGCAACTGATGGCTTCTCTCCATCTAATTTGATTGGTGTTGGTGGTTTTGGCTCTGTGTATAAAGGCAGTATCCGCGAAAATGGAGAATTAGCAGCAATCAAAGTACTTAACCTTCAACGTCGAGGTGCATCAAGAAGTTTTGTAGCTGAATGTGAAGCTTTGAGAAATATTAGACATAGAAATCTTGTAAAGATCACAACTTCTTGCTCCAGCATTGATTTTCAAGGGAATCATTTCAAAGCTCTAGTGTATGAATATATGGCAAATGGGAGCTTAGAAAAATGGCTGCACGAAATCGATCAGAAACTAAACTTTCGTAGCAGACTCAACATTGCAATAGATGTGGCATGTGCACTTGATTATCTACATCACCAATGTCAGGAACCAATCATTCACTGTGACCTGAAACCGAGCAATGTTCTTCTCGATAATGAGATGACCGGACATGTTGGAGATTTTGGGCTGGCTAAAATTCTTCTTCAGGAGACCACAAATCCAAATGAAAGTAGCTCAATTGGAGTAAAGGGAACTATTGGATATGCTGCACCAG AGTATGGCTTAGGAGGAGAAGTATCAAGAGAAGGAGATGTCTATAGCTATGGGATACTATTATTGGAAATCATGACAGGCAAGAGACCTACTGATAGTATATTTGAGAATGGGTTGAATCTACATATATTTGCTATGAATGCTCTATCTGATCAAAATGTTATGGAGATTGTGGATCCTACAATTGTCAGAGATGATAAAAATGAAGTGACCAACGACCAAAATGCTGGAAGAATATTGGAAGAGTGCATAAGTAGCATGGTTGAAATTGGAGTAGCTTGCTCCATGGATTCACCTATAGATCGGATGGAGATGAGTTTGGTTGTCCAAAAGCTGTTCAAGGTTAGAGATACTTTTGAAAAATCTATGGCAATGCCTCGCAACAGCATATATACAG AAAACGTGGTTGTGTAA
- the LOC136200729 gene encoding putative receptor-like protein kinase At3g47110 isoform X2, with translation MRVTAINLTSKALIGSISPFIGNLSFLREIRLSYNSFHTQIPEEIGRLFRLQVLRLTNNSITGQIPANLSHCINLQSLYLGFNGIQGKIPAEIGDLSKLQVLTINDNELQGQIPQSIGNLSSLEVISARSNLLEGSIPDSFGKLKRLTTLAIGDNYLSGSIRENGELAAIKVLNLQRRGASRSFVAECEALRNIRHRNLVKITTSCSSIDFQGNHFKALVYEYMANGSLEKWLHEIDQKLNFRSRLNIAIDVACALDYLHHQCQEPIIHCDLKPSNVLLDNEMTGHVGDFGLAKILLQETTNPNESSSIGVKGTIGYAAPEYGLGGEVSREGDVYSYGILLLEIMTGKRPTDSIFENGLNLHIFAMNALSDQNVMEIVDPTIVRDDKNEVTNDQNAGRILEECISSMVEIGVACSMDSPIDRMEMSLVVQKLFKVRDTFEKSMAMPRNSIYTENVVV, from the exons ATGAGGGTCACAGCAATCAATCTAACCTCCAAAGCCTTGATTGGTTCCATATCTCCTTTCATTGGAAATCTCAGCTTTCTCAGAGAGATTAGACTCTCCTATAATTCATTTCACACCCAAATTCCTGAAGAAATTGGTCGGTTGTTCAGGTTGCAAGTTTTGAGACTCACAAATAATTCAATTACAGGTCAAATTCCAGCAAACTTGTCCCATTGCATCAATCTTCAAAGTCTTTATCTTGGTTTCAATGGGATACAAGGGAAAATTCCTGCAGAAATTGGTGACTTGTCCAAGCTTCAAGTGCTGACCATCAATGATAATGAATTGCAAGGACAGATTCCTCAGTCTATTGGTAATCTCAGCTCCCTGGAAGTTATATCTGCAAGGTCTAATTTACTTGAGGGGAGTATTCCTGATTCTTTTGGTAAATTGAAGAGGTTAACAACACTTGCTATTGGTGATAATTATCTATCTG GCAGTATCCGCGAAAATGGAGAATTAGCAGCAATCAAAGTACTTAACCTTCAACGTCGAGGTGCATCAAGAAGTTTTGTAGCTGAATGTGAAGCTTTGAGAAATATTAGACATAGAAATCTTGTAAAGATCACAACTTCTTGCTCCAGCATTGATTTTCAAGGGAATCATTTCAAAGCTCTAGTGTATGAATATATGGCAAATGGGAGCTTAGAAAAATGGCTGCACGAAATCGATCAGAAACTAAACTTTCGTAGCAGACTCAACATTGCAATAGATGTGGCATGTGCACTTGATTATCTACATCACCAATGTCAGGAACCAATCATTCACTGTGACCTGAAACCGAGCAATGTTCTTCTCGATAATGAGATGACCGGACATGTTGGAGATTTTGGGCTGGCTAAAATTCTTCTTCAGGAGACCACAAATCCAAATGAAAGTAGCTCAATTGGAGTAAAGGGAACTATTGGATATGCTGCACCAG AGTATGGCTTAGGAGGAGAAGTATCAAGAGAAGGAGATGTCTATAGCTATGGGATACTATTATTGGAAATCATGACAGGCAAGAGACCTACTGATAGTATATTTGAGAATGGGTTGAATCTACATATATTTGCTATGAATGCTCTATCTGATCAAAATGTTATGGAGATTGTGGATCCTACAATTGTCAGAGATGATAAAAATGAAGTGACCAACGACCAAAATGCTGGAAGAATATTGGAAGAGTGCATAAGTAGCATGGTTGAAATTGGAGTAGCTTGCTCCATGGATTCACCTATAGATCGGATGGAGATGAGTTTGGTTGTCCAAAAGCTGTTCAAGGTTAGAGATACTTTTGAAAAATCTATGGCAATGCCTCGCAACAGCATATATACAG AAAACGTGGTTGTGTAA